In the Corynebacterium anserum genome, CGTTGAAGATGAGCCGTTCATAGACCTCGTCGGTTATGACGATGGCACGAGAGCCACGGACAACCGATGCAATGAATTCGAGATCATCGCGTCCCAAAACGATGCCAGTGGGGTTGTGGGGACTATTGAGAATAATCGCCGACGTGTCGTTCGTGACTGCCTCGGCAAAGGCTGCGCGGTCGAGCGCCCATCCGAGTTCTTCATTGCGAAGCAGCCGGACTGGTCGCAACTGAGCTTCCGCCAATTTGACGATAGCCGGGTACGCGTCATAGGTGGGTTCGAGGGTGACAACCTCGCTACCCCGTTCAACTAAACCCAAAACACTTGCCGCGAGCGCTTCTGTTGCTCCAACGGTAACAAGAATTTCACTATCGGGGTCGATGTGTTGGTTGTAGCGTGACGCGCGATCTGCAGCAATAGCCTTCCGTAGATCCATTTGACCCCGTCCGGGTGCGTATTGGTTGTTGGGTACGACGGTTGGGCTCCCGGTGATGTGCTCTGCCGCCAGCCGTAGCATTTCTTCCGGCCCGTCTTCATCAGGGAAACCTTGCCCTAGGTTGGCTGCGTCGTGTTGAACAGACAATGCGGTGATGGTGGAGAAGATGGTCTCATCCGTACCGGCTACGCGCCGAGCTGGAGAAAACAAGGGCGAATGAGGGAGACGGCGTTCAGACATGCTTTTCACCCTAGCGCACGGGCGACTGGGCAAACTGTGGAGTACACACGCCAATGGTGCCGGGCGGCTGATGGTTGGCGAGCAGAGACGTGTTTTGTTTCTCCAACTCAGGCACACTGGGGTTATGGTCTCTTCGTATGTCAAAAATAACCCCGGCCGAACGGGAGAATGGGAAGTCGCTGGCCTTCGGTGGTTGCGCAGTGTGGCCGACGGCACCGGTTTGCACGTAGCAAAGGTTCTTGCGGCTACACAGGGAGCTATTCACTTGGAACGCATTGAGGTGGTGCAGCCGAGTGCGAAAGATGCTGAGGAATTTGGCCGTAGTTTGGCGAGGTTTCATCGGGTCGACGTCGGGAAATTTGGACAAGGACCCCGCGGGTGGCAAGGCGATGGCTATCAGGGGCCTACTGACCAGCTACTGGTGCTACCATTGCACCCCACTGACTCCTGGGGATGCTTCTACGCAGAGGTTCTTGAAGGTCTAGCTGCGGGACAATTCGGGCAAGAGGATCGACGTGATGTGGACGAGTTACTAGCTCGTC is a window encoding:
- a CDS encoding aminotransferase class I/II-fold pyridoxal phosphate-dependent enzyme, whose product is MSERRLPHSPLFSPARRVAGTDETIFSTITALSVQHDAANLGQGFPDEDGPEEMLRLAAEHITGSPTVVPNNQYAPGRGQMDLRKAIAADRASRYNQHIDPDSEILVTVGATEALAASVLGLVERGSEVVTLEPTYDAYPAIVKLAEAQLRPVRLLRNEELGWALDRAAFAEAVTNDTSAIILNSPHNPTGIVLGRDDLEFIASVVRGSRAIVITDEVYERLIFNGEHIPFGTLDGMAERTVTISSAAKTFNVTGWKTGWVCAQPDLLHPIIAAKQFLSYVGATPFQSPVAWALTNADDWSHSWRATLAQRKKDLSTALEELGFRVIPSQGTYFLITDIAPLNTGESADEFCMRLPETVGVSAIPVTAFVTSPHSPEVRTLVRWAFCKNPETMARAIERLRSHFG
- a CDS encoding fructosamine kinase family protein, whose protein sequence is MLFTLAHGRLGKLWSTHANGAGRLMVGEQRRVLFLQLRHTGVMVSSYVKNNPGRTGEWEVAGLRWLRSVADGTGLHVAKVLAATQGAIHLERIEVVQPSAKDAEEFGRSLARFHRVDVGKFGQGPRGWQGDGYQGPTDQLLVLPLHPTDSWGCFYAEVLEGLAAGQFGQEDRRDVDELLARLRGGDFDAQARPSALHGDMWAGNVLWSRHGAVLIDPMAHVGHPETDLGALQLFGAPHIGSIIGAYVEEAGLDHGFVQRTPLHQLHLLFLHVALFGGSYRIQAMDAVRASLRL